The sequence TGCTTTGTGTGCCTGGTTACATGATATCAATATTTCTATAGATGAAAAGATACAGCTAACAGACTTTTTGGTTAAGCGTAACAAAATTGGTTGGGAGCTACTGGTGTTGCTATTGCCAGACAGAACGCCTGGACGGACAATGATGAGTATGATGAAACCTCACTATCGGCAATATAAAATGAATTACAAATTAACACAAAGAAAAGAAATTATCGACACCTACAAAGCTTATAGCAAGATTGCTATACGAGAAGCAAAGGTTGACCTATACAGATGGGGCATTCTTTTTGATAAGTTCTTTTTCTTTGAATTAGGGTTAGCTGATGATGTGATAGTTGGAGTAACTACAGCAATCGAGCAGTGCAGTTCAGATGAAGCAAAATATGAGTTTAAAGAAAAAGTTCGTGAAATATTGTATCGTCACCGTTTCCATTGTAAATCCCATTGGGCAGTCAGAGAGGAACATCTATTACGAATAGAACAAGAAGTGTATGACACCATTAAGATCGAAAATAAACTCTATAATTACCTACATTTATTCACAATAGATAAACCAATTCCCATACACCCTGAACCTTATCAGGAGAAGAAATATGATTATAACAAAGAGAGAGAAAATCTAAGGGAAATACGACGCGATTCTCTCGGAGAGATACAAAAAGATCCTGACTTAAAGATTATGGATCTGTTATTGATGCTAAACGAGAATCATCAATTTGGGAGAAGAGCGATTGGCGAGATTGTAGCAAGTGATTTTCATGGATATACGACCAATTCATCATTTATAGCTGAATTGTTAGCGGAGGAACAAACAGTGGTTCTTCTTGCTTATGTTGGAAAGATTTATGAAGAAAAAGGCATTCAAGTTATTCTTAATGTGCTAGAAAAAGTAGAGGATAATTTAGAACTACAAGTTGCATTGTTGAAAATAGTAGAAATAGATGAAGTGTTAGTATCGCTAGTAGATAGTTTTGGACCATTGGTTGTTAAGAGATATTGGGAGACCCTTCCTCCTTATATAGAGGTAAAGGAGGAAACTGTTCGACAAGATGTTTGGAATAACTTATTGGAGACCAAAAACTATCCTGCAGCGGTTATCATGCTTGACCATAACTATTTTCGGGATATTCCAAAGCATATCGAATTATTAACAAAAATGCTAAATGATCCAGGAGACAATGATATTCATCGTGAACAATATCACATACGTAGAGCGTTTCAACATATTTATGAGGTGGACAATTTAATTGCAGAAGAACGTGTACTTGTACGCCAATTAGAGTGGGCATATTTCCAACTATTAATGGATGAAATAACTCCAAGATATCTAACACATGATTTAAAGACGGACCCTAACTTAATGTCAGAATTAATTCGTTATGTCTTTAAATCATCAGATGAATCAGTTGAACCTAGGGAATTGACAGAAAACGAAACTAACATAGCAAAACAAGCATTCAGTATATTATTTGAGTTAAAGTTTTGTCCTTGTGTAGATGAAGAAGGTAGTATTTCTGTAGAACAATTAACGGCATGGACGAAGCAATATTTAGAACTCGTCGATAATAATAAGCAATCCATTATTGGTCAGCAAAAATTAGGAGAGTGCTTTTCTCAATCACCGAATGGAAAAGACGGATTTTTTCCTCATGAAGCGGTACGAGAAGTATTTGAGAACCACTATTCTGATGAAATCAAACGTGGTTTCGTAATCGGGATAAATAACAATCGTGGAGTCTACACAATTACGAATGGAGAAGTAGAAAAAAAACTTTCCGCGCAATATGAAATGTACGCTAAGGCAGTTAGACTTGAATATCCTCTCATGGCAGGAGCACTAAAGGAAATAGCAGATGATTATATGAGGCAGTCTAGGGCCGATAGAGAGAGGGCTTCTCATGATCTTTAGAGGAGAAAAGTTAAAATTTAAAAGAGGTGACAGGTTAGGTAAAGGTGGGAACGGTATTGTGCATGAAATTATTTGTCTGCCACCATCTGCCAACCGATTAGTAGCAAAATTCCTCATATATTCTAATAATAATTATAAGAAAAAATATGCACGGTTTAAACAAGAAGTTCAGACTGTCCAACGACTTAGTAAGAGCTATGATGGATTATTGCCAATTATCGACTGCTATTTACCTGAGCAGACTCCAAATAGAGAAGAAACTGCTTGGTTTGTTATGCCACTTGCAACACAATTAAAAAATCATATTTTTGGTCATCATTTAAATATAAAGGAAAAAATGAATATGGCCAAGGATATAGGACGAATTCTCAGCCATATTCACAGAAAGGGTTATTCCCACCGAGATATAAAATTAGATAACTTACTAGTGTATAGAGAGAATATTGTCTTAAGTGACTTTGGACTAGTAAGTCATCAGGATTATGACCGACTAACAGGGTCGAAAGAGAGAGTAGGGCCTTGGAATACAATTGCTCCAGAGATGAAAAGAGAGCCACATAAGATAAAAGACGCTCGTCCAGCCGATGTCTATTCGTTTGCGAAACTTATATGGATTATCTTAACTGAAGATGAAGATTGCTTTGAAGGACAATACTCTAAAGAAAAAGTCTTTGGTTTAAAATGCGATATGTTTAATGTCGCATCCATTGAGTGTATTGAGAGGTTATTAATGCAATCAACGAATGATGATCCAGGAATGAGACCACCGATTGACAGAGCTTTGGATTTCATCTATCAGTGGGAGAAAGTGATAATAGATGAAAACTTGTTGAAGAAAGAGAAACAAATCGTTGCTGCTGAAACCATTAGGAGGACGTTAACACCAAAAAAATCAACGTTCACAGAGTTTAATGCAATCTTCGATATTTTGGGGAAAATTATTGAATGCCATACAATAAAGAGTCAGCAGTTTGAAAAACTATTACCTAAGACGTGTCAACTATCAAGAGTATCCGGTTGTATAGAGTTAAGTGACGATAGGAACTCCTATATTTTAAAACCAAAGGAAATAACAATGGAAACTGGAAGCGATATGGATATATATTATGTTTTAGAGCTTCAAGATATTACGGACCAAGAAGTCGCGATGATTGAAGATGAAGTATTAAGGTCAGAAGAAGTTACACTGCTTGATATGTTAGTACCTACAATGGAATTTCCGGTTTCCAAAATTGTCCTACATGGTGAAAAAGATGTGATTTTTGAGAGTTACTAAGTAATGGCAGTTAGAAAGCAATTGTTCTTCTACTAATGGGGTGTTAGTTCTATTAGCTGATATACGAAAGGACCCGAAAAAGGTCCTTTTTATTTTGACATACGGTATAAAAGTGTTATACATTAAACCATTGCTACTATGATTACAACTGCTTGGCTTACGACTGTTTACAAACGTTAATCCTTTTTGGTTATAAAAGTAGTTCCTGCCTTTGGCTCTTCAGCTCAAGCTATTCTCGCTGGGGTTTCCGCCTTTCGCTCCAATCAACGAAAAAAGAACCTCATAATCGCGAGCAATCATATAATTGTTCGCTTTTTCGATAGATCATTATGAAATTTATCCATATAAATTTAAAATGGATTTGGAGGGATAACTGTGGGAAATAGTGTAT comes from Sporosarcina sp. FSL K6-3457 and encodes:
- a CDS encoding protein kinase domain-containing protein, translating into MIFRGEKLKFKRGDRLGKGGNGIVHEIICLPPSANRLVAKFLIYSNNNYKKKYARFKQEVQTVQRLSKSYDGLLPIIDCYLPEQTPNREETAWFVMPLATQLKNHIFGHHLNIKEKMNMAKDIGRILSHIHRKGYSHRDIKLDNLLVYRENIVLSDFGLVSHQDYDRLTGSKERVGPWNTIAPEMKREPHKIKDARPADVYSFAKLIWIILTEDEDCFEGQYSKEKVFGLKCDMFNVASIECIERLLMQSTNDDPGMRPPIDRALDFIYQWEKVIIDENLLKKEKQIVAAETIRRTLTPKKSTFTEFNAIFDILGKIIECHTIKSQQFEKLLPKTCQLSRVSGCIELSDDRNSYILKPKEITMETGSDMDIYYVLELQDITDQEVAMIEDEVLRSEEVTLLDMLVPTMEFPVSKIVLHGEKDVIFESY